CCACCCTTGTTCTTTGAGAAATGCTCGGGGATTTCGAACATTTTCTCtcaatagtttttttcttttctttatttttttcacttaatgactaagttaatattttttttattaatattgtgatttttttttaaaaaaaatttaagaatgtaaaaaaaatgtatgaaaaaaaggtTGTTTGTCTTGTCGAGAGAATCTCGCAGGGATTCTCGGTGGCTATAGTGCCActcttattcttttaaattgCGTTCTGTTAGTGTGATGATCTTAAATATTCTgggaataatagtaaaaaagtaatgataaaatattaaataataataaataataataaaaattagtaaaaagtaaataacaaataattataaaataaggaatTGTAACGGAGTGTTCTCGTCCACTGCCCAAACGGAGCTTAGATGATATATGCAACTACAAAAATTATTGGGGCGACAGAGGAATATCGTAAAAACAAAGGGACTCATTTGCAAAAGAACCAcaaactaaaaccctaaaacctgaAGCCACTCCGCGCACCTATAAAGCCAGCACTAACACAGCAAAGGCCAAAATCGCTCACGCCTACCTTCGTTCCTAGGTAAGTATTCCGTCTGTTCAGCTTTCTATCTATTATCGCAAGCAACgtatgcatttttcttttcgcAAAAGCGGTAGCACATATCGAAGGCTTACGGGCGGTTTTGTCAAAACCCGTTGAGCTCAAAAGCTGTGCGAAATCATGAATCATTATCATCTTCAAGTAATATCCTCTTGATGTAGTTTTTCTTGTTTGCCTGAGGATTTTTAATAGGATGATGAAACATTCTCTGAAATCCATTTCCCCATCTGGGTTTCGGTTTTTACACTGGTttccatggattttttttttcttatgataaTTTTTTGAAGTTTTCCTTTTGCAATTCTCTTCGTAGATCTGTCACTTCCTTATGTGATAAGGTAACAATGCTGCCTTTCTTTTTCCACTAGATACGAGTCTTGGCTGTTCATTTGCATTTTTGGGTCGTTTTAGGTTCGTTTGAGTTTGTCTTGCTCGCTtggttgttttttaattttcaaatggaATACTCTGTCTCGTATAGTTGGACGGAGCTGAAATTTTTGGGTCAAAACATCTTTTCTGTGCAACTGAGTTTTCATTATTGATGTTTGAgtcttgagaatttttttctGAATGAGAAGTATTTTGATTCGGACTAGAGGAAAATATGCAGAGCTTGATAAAGTACTTGAATGAAGAGGAACGTATGAAGAGCTTAATTTTTCTGTGTTGGTAGATCTATATGTTGAGTTGATGATATAAAGCTTGCTTATCTGTTATTATAAATCAACCTTTTGACTCAATGAGAATTTACCATTtagattatgtaaaaaaaaggTGCTTATATGTTCTGTGAGTACTCCTTGGTGGTTCTTTTCCGAGATTATATGGTCCGATTTCAAAGAAAGGATATAATTTGTGTTTGAAGTTACTATCTTTAGAATAGAAATGCTTATATGTTTTCAACTTTGCACAGGCCTTTTATCTGAAATCTGAGTTCTTGCTGGAACCCCTTGGATTAAATAGACAAGATGTCAAACCCAAAGGTTTTCTTTGATATTCTGATTGGAAAGATGAAAGCTGGCCGAGTTGTAATGGAGCTATTTGCTGATGTTACCCCTAAAACTGCTGAAAATTTCCGTGCCCTTTGCACTGGGGAGAAGGGAATCGGGAGTTCTGGGAAGCCATTACACTACAAGGGGTCGGCATTTCACCGGATAATTCCAAATTTCATGTGCCAGGGTGGGGATTTCACAAGGGGAAATGGTACCGGAGGAGAGTCAATTTATGGCCATAAATTTGAGGATGAAAACTTCAAAGTGAAACATACAGCGCCGGGGGTTTTATCTATGGCTAATGCTGGACCTAACACCAATGGTTCTCAGTTCTTTATCTGCACTCAAAAGACAACATGGCTTGATGGGAAGCATGTTGTCTTTGGTAAAGTTGTGGAAGGCTACAATGTGGTTAAGGAAATGGAGAAGGTGGGAACGGACGCTGGATCAACTTTGGAACGGGTTGTGATTGAAGATTGCGGTCAGATTACTGAGAATTGAGGACAACGTTTACATCTTGACTGATAGTCTGTTAGGTATGGATATGTTTAATGTAATTACTTCCTATTATACGGAAGCCTTGTTGTTTTATGAAGAGAATTTGAATGCTTTTGTAAAGATATCCGCAATAAGAATTACATCtagttttgtataatttatgaCACGGCTTACCAAATATGCATGACATATGTTATTCATTGCCCTTTTTACCTCCCATCTGCGAAGTATCACACATAACATTatatgattgaaaaattattcatcTTTTACTTAATCATCAAACAAATAATGGTTACAAcaatgtatattatttttcattatgcCCTTATGATGGTGATGAAGGTTCTCTTCTCTTGTTGTCATTACTGTTGAGAGTGCAAGATCTGTAGTTCCCGATTATAGGATTGAATGACTTATTGGTTGCACTTGCATATTTGACAAGTTTTGAGTGGCTTCTTTTTGTACATTgaagaaaattaagttttgtttttggtagGTCATTTGCTGACTTTTGTAATGTTTAGTTCA
This genomic interval from Juglans microcarpa x Juglans regia isolate MS1-56 chromosome 4D, Jm3101_v1.0, whole genome shotgun sequence contains the following:
- the LOC121260782 gene encoding peptidyl-prolyl cis-trans isomerase CYP19-3, translating into MSNPKVFFDILIGKMKAGRVVMELFADVTPKTAENFRALCTGEKGIGSSGKPLHYKGSAFHRIIPNFMCQGGDFTRGNGTGGESIYGHKFEDENFKVKHTAPGVLSMANAGPNTNGSQFFICTQKTTWLDGKHVVFGKVVEGYNVVKEMEKVGTDAGSTLERVVIEDCGQITEN